The genomic region TGGCCTTCGTGAACACCAAGGAAGGGGTCGCGCTGGTCCGGCTCGCGGTCACCGAGATGAACCGCGGTGAGCAGTTCGCCGTGTTCTACCGCGCCTTCCTGCAGCGCCGGATCGCGCACACCGCGGCGGCGCTGGAGCGCGCCCGGGCCCGCGGCGAACGGATCCGCCCGGACGCCGACCCGGTGCTGATGGTGCAGTGGCTCGCCGGCGTCCTGGTGATTCGCGCGCTGACCGGCGAGGCGATGCCGACGGTGGCCGACGCCGACCACCTGATGGAGATGACCCTGCGCTGCATCGTCGAGTAGGGCGGTCAGTCCCGCAGACCGGGGCCCAGGGCAACTGCTTCGACGTCGACCTCGGTCACTCGGCGGACCTGCCCGGTCTCCAGGTTCCACGACAGGATCCAGCCGGTGACCTGGAGCAGGACCGTCGACGCGTCGTACCAGCCGGCCACGGCGCAGCAGTCGCGCTCGCGAACGGCGTCCGGCGTACTGGGCCCTGACGGCGGTGGAGTGGCCGGAGGTGTTTCGCCGAGCACCAGCAGGCGACTGGGCTCGCTCGGCACGGCGG from Kribbella flavida DSM 17836 harbors:
- a CDS encoding TetR/AcrR family transcriptional regulator, with the translated sequence MGTNDGDKPRRGRPRDPDAEPRIRRYAVQLLLERGFERMTVDDVAEAAGVGKATIYRRWASKEQLANDALAGLFDIEIPDADTGSIAGDLRQVYRDALAFVNTKEGVALVRLAVTEMNRGEQFAVFYRAFLQRRIAHTAAALERARARGERIRPDADPVLMVQWLAGVLVIRALTGEAMPTVADADHLMEMTLRCIVE